GCAGCCGAAAAGGCTGCTTTCACGCTTCTTCAACCTCTTACTCAACCAGGTATGTCCAGCCTTCCTGCTGAACAACAAGTCCTTCTTTCATCAGGCGCCCCAGCGCCCGTTTAAAGGCAGCTTTGCTGATCTGAAATTTTTCTTTGATCACTTCCGGCGCCGTCTCGTCGCTATAAGGCATCTTGCCGCCGCGCGAGCGCAGCACAGCCAGAATGTTTTGCGCATCTACCCCAATAGCCTCTTCCTTTTGCGGCCGCATGGAAACATTAATACGGCCGTCAGGACGAAGATACGTTACTCTGACGACAATCTCCTCGCCCATTCTAAGCGGCCTGGTAATCTCGTCTTTATGGAGAAAAGCGATGTAACGTTCGCCGGTAAATAAAAAGAAACCGTTTTCCCCTTCACTGTAAACAGTACCGGCAACCTGATCCCCAATTTTGATATCCTGCGCCGGCCGTGCCGCCCGGGCGATTTCTTCGTCCACATCCATTGTAACTGCTGGCCGTCCGGACTTGTCTGTATACAACTTGACCCATACCCGGTCGCCGCGCTTTACCCGGCCGCGCATACCGGCAAAAGGCATAAAGACGCCCCGCTCGGCGCCAATGTCGACAAACGCACCGTCCCGAGTCACATTAATCACTTTCACTCTGGCAATCTGCCCGGGGCGCATCTGCGGCAAACGCATACTGGCGGCTAAACGGCCTTTGGGATCGCGATATAAGTAAACTTTAACTTCTTCCCCGACTGCTACCGGCGCCGTTTGCTGCATTTTATGCAGCAGAATGTCATCCGCCGTCCGGCCGGTGCCGGCATCCAAAAAAGCTCCCAGATCTGTCTGCCGTGCTACTTTCAGCGTTACTACCTGCCCAGGTTCTAGTCTGGACGTGATCATAGACTTAGAGCGACTATTCATGGTACACCTTGGCCTTGGCATCGCCCCACAGCCGTTCAAGGTTGTAAACCGCCGGTCCTCTTCCACAAAGATATGAGCCACGCAGGAACCGTAATCTAATAGCACCCACCGTGCCTCGCGGTATCCTTCCTTGTGCAAAGGCTTTACGCCTTGCTCCTCAAGTTTTTCCTCGATATTGTCAGCAATGGCCTGGACTTGCGTGCTGGTGTTGGCACTGCAAATAACAAAATAATCGGTTACGGGCGATATGCCTTGCACATCAAGGATTACAATATCACGAGCTTTTTTATCACTGGCCGCGGCGGCAACCAGTTCCGGCATATGAATGGGTGTATCAGCCATTACTCTACCTCCTGCAAATGAGTAACTCTATTTTAGCTTCTTCGCCTTATAATATTCTATTCTCGTCAAACACCAAGGCTCCTCTCGGAAAACTTTTGCACTAAGCTTTTTAGCAGTGGTGCAAACCTAGCTGCCCCTCAAGGACGGGAGACCAACAACCTGCGGTTTTTAGCCGCAGGTTGTTCTAATGGGTCGGCAACTGGCCAACCTTAGTCGTTTGGGCGGAAAACATTTTTTCCACAATCTGTTTAGTCTGTTCTTTGTCAGCCACCCAAAAACTGAGACCGTCAATAGTAGCAAAATTGCCCGGCAGCACTTCGGTGCGCATACCGCCGGCCTGCAGGCCTTTAAGGCTATTAGCCAGCCTTATCATCGTAAACAGGCTCATGTCGGTCTCAACATATTGATCAATGGTCGACACCAAAGCCGGCAGTTTAAAAATGGTTCCAACCTGCAGCATTTCATTGGCCAACGCCTTCAAAAACCGCTGCTGGCGTTGTACGCGACCAATATCCCCTAACTCATCATGGCGAAAGCGGACATATTGACCTGCCTTTTGGCCATCCAGATGTTGATAACCTTTGTCCAAATGAATTTTTAACCCAGCATAGGGGTCTTCATAATCCATATTACTTTCCACATAAAGGTCGACGCCACCCAGAAATATCATCAGCTTTATGAACCCACGCCAATCAACGACCACATAATAGTTAATTGGAATGGATAACAGCTGCTCCACCGTACGAACGGCAAGCTGTGGCCCACCGTAGGCGAAGGCATGGGTAATCTTATCATAACCCTTATGTCCGGGAATGATGACCCGCGTATCACGGGGAATGGATAGCAGGCTGACCGTGCCGTCATCCGGGTTGACACTGGCTACCATCATCGTATCAGAGCGTCGGGGCGCACCCGGTGTTTCCGGGTCGCCGTCATCAATCCCTAGCAGCAGCACATTTACGCGTTTATTAAGCTTATCAGCAGAAGGCAGGGACGACCCCGGCACCGGCGTCTCCCGCGCGGTCACCGGCGCAGCAAAAAAAGCATTGTAAGCGTAAAGGGCTGCGCCAGCCAGCGAAACGGTTAGAGCAGCAAGCACAAAGAGCAACAAAAAGACGCGGGACCAGCGGATGCGACGTCGCGTTTTGCGCATAGTCATCCTCCTCTCCCAAGACAGATGCACAAATACTATTTCAGCTTTATCAGCAACTGGTTGCGGCCTTCTACCGTAGCCGGGTGGAGCAGGGCACGGCGGCTGACAATATACTGCAGCGTCTGGTCATATGCGGCAAGTACTGCCGCGTCCAAGTCTATTCCCGCCAGCGAACGTAGCTTGTCTACGCCGGGAAAATCGCGATGAGGCTCGATAAAATCGGCGAGGTAGACAATTTTGTCCAGCAAAGTTAAATCTGCGCCGCCGGTAGTATGCAAAGCAATCGCCCGCAGGATTTGGGGATCGCGGATGCCGTATTCCCGTTCGGCCAGCGCCGCCCCGACAGGAGCGTGAAGCAAAACAGGCTCCTGCCGTTCGACATCATTCACCACTATACCAAAGGCCTCTGCCAATTGCAATAGGGTATTGCTGGTCATCTCCCGGGCGCAGTCATGCACTAGACCGGCCAGCCGCGCCTCGCGGACGTCAGCGCCGTATTTTTCCGCCAGCCAGGCGGATGTTTCGCTTACACCTACGGAATGAGCCAGCCGTTTAGGCGTTAGACGTCGTGCTAATTTTGCCTTAATTTGTTGATAATCCATAACTTTCACCCACAACAAAATTCGCCCTTTTCTTCCATTATTCCTCTAAAAATAAAAAGCCCCCGCAAGGAGGCTCTTTCCCCTATATCAAGTTGGCGCTTGCTCAGTACTTACCCCTGCCGCGGTTTGGCTTCGTTGACGACAATCTGGCGACCGCCAAGCTCTGAGCCATTCATTGCCGTTACCATTTTTTCAGCATCTTCATCGGCTACTTCGACAAAGCCGAACCCCCGGGAGCGCCCTGTTTCCTTATCCATAATAATACGGCTGGAGTACACCGTGCCATACGGCCGGAAAGCATCAGCAAGCGCCGCTTCAGTAGTTCCCCAAGGAAGATTGCCGACATACAGTGTTTTGGCCATGCGGAGAATCACCTCTTTCGCGAATTGGGATGATGTTTACATTTTCATTATTTACGATTCTCCGTAATTTATGCCTGCCTTAATTTGGCACACTGCTAGCCACGGTATAAACCTTCTTTAAGAATATACTGCTCCACGCTTTCGGGGACAATGTATTTAATCGACCGCCCAAGTTTTACGCGCTCGCGGATATCGGTAGACGAAATCTCAAGCTCCGGCGTGGCTAGCCGGTGAATACGCTGACGGCCTTTGGCCCCGAACCGGCGAATGACCGCATCAATCATGCTGATGCATCCGGGGCGGGTAGCAGCAACAAAGTGGCACAAACCGAGCAGTTCGTCGATGTCTTTCCAGGTTGGCAAGTCGGCAATGGCATCGGCGCCGGTAATGAAATAGAAGTCCGATTTTTCGCCGTACTGGTCAATAAGGGCCCGTACTGTATCAATGGTATATGATGGGCCTGGGCGCTCAAGCTCGATGGGCGATACAAAAAAGCTGGGATTGGAATAGGTCGCCATAACCGTCATAATATAACGGTGAATCGCCGGCGTTACCTGCGCATGCTGTTTATGCGGCGGATTAGCCGCCGGAATGAAAAGCACTTTGTCCAGGCCGAACTCAATCCGGACTGCTTCCGCCGTCACAAGATGCCCAATGTGAATGGGATCGAAAGTACCGCCCATAATGCCAATCCGTGTCTTACCCTCCGCCATTTGGCCCTCTCCCTGCTATGAATAAGTTCTTTTCCTATTATAGCAGAGTGTTGTCCAACTTGGAAGAAACAAATGGCGGGACTAAAGAAGGATGTCCGCCAGCACGCGCACCATGGCCATGACCGCGCCAATAATGATAGCAGCCCGAATATAGTCCATCAGATCATAACGGGCCTTGTCCGTTTTAAGATAATTCCATAGGGCGTAAAAGTATCCCATAAACGACTCCTTTCACCGGTTATGTTTTTATTGTACCAGAAACGGAATTTATTCATACCTCAGAGCCTCGATGGGATCAAGCAGCGCCGCTTTACGAGCGGGATAGATGCCGAAAAACAAGCCAACAAGTACGGAAAAACCAAACGCCATGAAAATAGCCGCGAATGAGATCACCGTATTCCACTCGGCAAGAACCGAAATAACATACACCCCGCCTATCCCCACGGCAATTCCGATTAGACCGCCGGTCACACCAATAATGACCGCTTCAATCAAGAACTGGAGCAAAATATTGCGGTATGTGGCGCCAAGAGCCTTGCGGATGCCTATTTCCCGCGTCCGCTCCGTTACCGACACCAGCATGATATTCATGATGCCGATGCCGCCAACCAAGAGAGAAATGGCGGCAATATTACCTAATAGCAGCGTGATTGTCCGGGTGGTTTCCTCGGCGGTGGCCATAACGGCCGCCAGGTTGCGCACTGTAAGTCATCGGGAACATTGGGCCCTAATCGGTGGCGCGTTCTCAGCAAGGTGGTGATATCTTCTTGCACCTGGTTGATTACTTCCGGACTTGCTGCTTGCACGCTAATGCTGTGCAGGTACGTAATCCCCAGCATCCTCTCCTGCGCCGTCGTCAAGGGAATAACGATCAAGTCATCTTGATCGGCGCCACTGGCCGATTGACCTTTAGCCTGTAGCACACCGATAACGCGAAACGGGGCTTTGTTTATTCTGATGGTCTGCCCGACAGGGCTGATGTCGCCAAAGAGATTTTCCGCCACGGTCTTGCCCAACACGGCCACACGAGCCCGCGTATCTACATCCTGGTTGGTAAAAAAAGTTCCCGTTTCTACCGTGAAATTGCGAACAGCGAGAAACTCCGGCGTTGTACCCTGCACGTTGGTGATCCAGTTTTTGTTGCCGTACACGATTTGGTACTGGCGACTGACGCTGGGAGCGACCATACTGACCCCGGCGATTTCCCGGGCAATAGCCTGGGCGTCCTTGTTCGTCAGCGTAGTGCTCGAACCAGCCGCTAGCCGGACGCCGGTGGGCGACGTCGCTCCCGGGGTGACAATAAGCAGATTACTGCCAAGCCCGGCAATAGAGTTTTGTACTTTTTCCCGCACGCCCAAGCCAATGGACACCATGGCAATAACGGCGCCAACGCCGATAATAATGCCCAGCATAGTGAGAATAGAGCGCAGCTTATTGGCTTTTAACCCTTCGAGGGCAATAAGGACGCTTTCCCAAAACACGTCGCTTTCCTCCCCCCTATCGCCTTTCATCCCGCACGACTTGTCCGTCGCGAATATGAATGATGCGCCGGGCAAAGGCGGCAATGTCCGGTTCATGCGTAACAAGGATAATGGTCCGTCCTTGCCGGTTCAAGTCAGTAAAGATTTGCATAATCTCGTCCCCTGACTTGGTGTCAAGGTTACCGGTCGGCTCGTCAGCCATCAGTATCGCCGGATTATTGACCAGCGCGCGGGCAATGGCTACCCGCTGCCGCTGACCGCCCGACAATTCGTTGGGACGGTGGTGCAGGCGGTGTTCAAGGCCGACCATGGTTAAAGCTTTCGCCGCGCGCTCTAGCCGTTCATGTTTGGCAACCCCGGCGTAGACAAGCGGCAATGCTACATTCTGCAGGGCCGTCATGCGCGGCAGCAAATTAAAGTTCTGAAACACGAAGCCAATTTTTTGATTGCGAGTGACGGCCAACTCGTCGTCATTTAGGCTGGCGACTTCCTGTCCGTCCAGCCGGTAAGAGCCGCTGGTGGGCCGGTCAAGGCAACCAATAATATTCATCAGCGTCGATTTGCCGGACCCGGACGGACCCATGATAGCGGTAAACTCACCGGCGGCAATGTCCAGCGTTATCCCGGCTAAAGCATGCACTACCTGGTCACCCATGTGATATATTTTGGCAATATCTTTTAGATTAATACTCATGCCGCCACCCCCGCTAACGGCCTAAAAACCGCCTGAGGGCATTGGGCGGTGCGGCCGGTTGTTTAGCCTGCGGTAGCAGGACCAGGTCGCCTTCGGCCAAGCCGCTGGTAATCTCTACTTTATCGTCGCTCGTCAGTCCGATACTAACCGGAATATTTTGGGGCTGACCAGCGCGCAGCACTTGAACATAACGCTGGCCTTTATTTTCTTTAACCGCCATCAGCGGCACTAAGAGCGTGTTCTTGCTTTCACCAACCAGGATGGAAACCCGGGCCGTCATGGTCGGTTTAAGCAACCCGGCGCCTGTTTCCACGTCAATAATGACGGGATAGTAGACCACGTTTTGTTGGATAGACGCCTTTTCCGAAATACTGGATACCACGCCGGAAAAGGTCTGGCCGGGGTAAGCGTCGACTGTGAACGTGGCTTTTTGGCCCACTTTTACTTTGCCAATATCAGACTCGTCAATCTGGGTTTCAATCTGCATTTTCGACATATCGGCGATGGTCATGAGCACCATCGGGTTTGAAATCCCCGGCGCCACGGTCTGACCGGCCGGAATCGGCTTGCCGATAACTTTGCCGTCAATCGGCGCCTTGATAGTAGTATCTTCAAGCTGCGACTGGGCGTCGTCATAGGCGGCTTTCGCCACATCATAATCCATGCGGGCGGCATCCAATTGTTGCTGGGAAATCGCGCCGATAGCCGCCAGCCGCTGCGAGCGCTCCAAGTTCGCGGCAGCATTGGCCAGACGGGCCGCTGCCTGGTTGACAAGCGCCCGGAGATGCGTATCGTCCAAAACGATCAGCACCTGACCGGCTTTCACCTGATCGTTTTCCGCTACCCGTACTTCTTTAATCAGTCCGGTTATTTTGGAGCTGATATCTACACTGTTCACCGGCTTGATTGTTCCAGTCGCCGATACGACTGATGTAATGTCGCCCCGTTCCACCGCCACCGAGCGGCCAACTGTCGCCGGCTTTGGTTCCGTCCACAGCAGTGGCGCGCCGAATTTAACCGCCACCGCAATGATTATTAGCAAAATCCACCATTTCTTGTGTTGCAGCAGTTTGCGCCATAGAGCCTGCATAACATGCTCCCCTCCACTATATCATTGGCCTTGGTCTGTAACCCAGTCTTTTAAATTCATTGTACGGGTTTGTGACTGGCTAGTCAATCAGGAGTGGTCGCGGCGACCGCCAAAAAACACAAAGGACCCCTGCCGTCTGACAGGAGCCCTCCGCGTTTAGCGGATTTGTCCATTGCCATAAACAATATACTTGATACTGGTCAATTCGGGCAGACCCATGGGGCCGCGGGCATGAAGCTTTTGGGTGCTGATGCCGATTTCGGCGCCAAAACCGAACTCAAAGCCGTCGGTAAAGCGCGTTGAAGCATTGACATAGACCGCCGCCGCGTCTACTTCCTGCAGAAAACGCCGGGCGTTATCGTAATCGCGCGTTACAATGGCCTCGGAATGGCGCGTTCCATAGGCAGCGATATGTTCCAGCGCCTCTTCCAGATTGCCTACTACTTTGACCGCTAAAATCAGGTCCAGATATTCGGTCGCCCAGTCCTCATCAGTGGCCGGTTTAACCGCCGGATGGTAGCGCCGCGTTTCCGGGCACCCCCGTAGCTCCACCCCGGCCTGGTGCAGCCGCTCCAGTGCCGACGGCAGAAATTCGGCAGCTATAGCCCGGTGTACCAGCAGCGTTTCCATTGCGTTACACACCGCCGGCCGGGATACCTTGGCATTGAAAGCAATTTCCTGGGCCATTGCCAAATCGGCACTGGCATCGACAAAGGTGTGACATACGCCGATACCAGTCTCAATAACGGGGATAGTGCTGTTTTCCACCACCGTTTGAATAAGACCCGCACTGCCGCGGGGGATGATAACGTCAAGGTAACGGTTTAGTCGCAGCAAGGCGTTGACGGCCTGCCGGTCGGTAGTCTCAATCAGCTGGATAGCTCCTTCCGGAATGCCCGCCGCTTGCGCCG
This genomic stretch from Thermosinus carboxydivorans Nor1 harbors:
- a CDS encoding CvfB family protein; protein product: MNSRSKSMITSRLEPGQVVTLKVARQTDLGAFLDAGTGRTADDILLHKMQQTAPVAVGEEVKVYLYRDPKGRLAASMRLPQMRPGQIARVKVINVTRDGAFVDIGAERGVFMPFAGMRGRVKRGDRVWVKLYTDKSGRPAVTMDVDEEIARAARPAQDIKIGDQVAGTVYSEGENGFFLFTGERYIAFLHKDEITRPLRMGEEIVVRVTYLRPDGRINVSMRPQKEEAIGVDAQNILAVLRSRGGKMPYSDETAPEVIKEKFQISKAAFKRALGRLMKEGLVVQQEGWTYLVE
- a CDS encoding LCP family protein, whose translation is MRKTRRRIRWSRVFLLLFVLAALTVSLAGAALYAYNAFFAAPVTARETPVPGSSLPSADKLNKRVNVLLLGIDDGDPETPGAPRRSDTMMVASVNPDDGTVSLLSIPRDTRVIIPGHKGYDKITHAFAYGGPQLAVRTVEQLLSIPINYYVVVDWRGFIKLMIFLGGVDLYVESNMDYEDPYAGLKIHLDKGYQHLDGQKAGQYVRFRHDELGDIGRVQRQQRFLKALANEMLQVGTIFKLPALVSTIDQYVETDMSLFTMIRLANSLKGLQAGGMRTEVLPGNFATIDGLSFWVADKEQTKQIVEKMFSAQTTKVGQLPTH
- the yqeK gene encoding bis(5'-nucleosyl)-tetraphosphatase (symmetrical) YqeK; its protein translation is MDYQQIKAKLARRLTPKRLAHSVGVSETSAWLAEKYGADVREARLAGLVHDCAREMTSNTLLQLAEAFGIVVNDVERQEPVLLHAPVGAALAEREYGIRDPQILRAIALHTTGGADLTLLDKIVYLADFIEPHRDFPGVDKLRSLAGIDLDAAVLAAYDQTLQYIVSRRALLHPATVEGRNQLLIKLK
- a CDS encoding RNA recognition motif domain-containing protein, translating into MAKTLYVGNLPWGTTEAALADAFRPYGTVYSSRIIMDKETGRSRGFGFVEVADEDAEKMVTAMNGSELGGRQIVVNEAKPRQG
- the nadD gene encoding nicotinate-nucleotide adenylyltransferase; translated protein: MAEGKTRIGIMGGTFDPIHIGHLVTAEAVRIEFGLDKVLFIPAANPPHKQHAQVTPAIHRYIMTVMATYSNPSFFVSPIELERPGPSYTIDTVRALIDQYGEKSDFYFITGADAIADLPTWKDIDELLGLCHFVAATRPGCISMIDAVIRRFGAKGRQRIHRLATPELEISSTDIRERVKLGRSIKYIVPESVEQYILKEGLYRG
- a CDS encoding ABC transporter ATP-binding protein; amino-acid sequence: MSINLKDIAKIYHMGDQVVHALAGITLDIAAGEFTAIMGPSGSGKSTLMNIIGCLDRPTSGSYRLDGQEVASLNDDELAVTRNQKIGFVFQNFNLLPRMTALQNVALPLVYAGVAKHERLERAAKALTMVGLEHRLHHRPNELSGGQRQRVAIARALVNNPAILMADEPTGNLDTKSGDEIMQIFTDLNRQGRTIILVTHEPDIAAFARRIIHIRDGQVVRDERR
- a CDS encoding efflux RND transporter periplasmic adaptor subunit, with the protein product MQALWRKLLQHKKWWILLIIIAVAVKFGAPLLWTEPKPATVGRSVAVERGDITSVVSATGTIKPVNSVDISSKITGLIKEVRVAENDQVKAGQVLIVLDDTHLRALVNQAAARLANAAANLERSQRLAAIGAISQQQLDAARMDYDVAKAAYDDAQSQLEDTTIKAPIDGKVIGKPIPAGQTVAPGISNPMVLMTIADMSKMQIETQIDESDIGKVKVGQKATFTVDAYPGQTFSGVVSSISEKASIQQNVVYYPVIIDVETGAGLLKPTMTARVSILVGESKNTLLVPLMAVKENKGQRYVQVLRAGQPQNIPVSIGLTSDDKVEITSGLAEGDLVLLPQAKQPAAPPNALRRFLGR
- a CDS encoding glutamate-5-semialdehyde dehydrogenase, which codes for MDYRAELEEKGSRAKQAARKLATLPTNIKNQALLNMADALEEHQETLLAANARDMENGRAKGLSSSLLDRLLLNGSRIKAMADGLRQIAALPDPVGEVLGMWRRPNGLEIGKVRVPLGVIGIIYEARPNVTVDAAGLCLKAGNAVILRGGSEAINSNIAITKVITRAAQAAGIPEGAIQLIETTDRQAVNALLRLNRYLDVIIPRGSAGLIQTVVENSTIPVIETGIGVCHTFVDASADLAMAQEIAFNAKVSRPAVCNAMETLLVHRAIAAEFLPSALERLHQAGVELRGCPETRRYHPAVKPATDEDWATEYLDLILAVKVVGNLEEALEHIAAYGTRHSEAIVTRDYDNARRFLQEVDAAAVYVNASTRFTDGFEFGFGAEIGISTQKLHARGPMGLPELTSIKYIVYGNGQIR